The Corvus hawaiiensis isolate bCorHaw1 chromosome 7, bCorHaw1.pri.cur, whole genome shotgun sequence genome contains a region encoding:
- the LOC125328884 gene encoding gap junction gamma-1 protein-like, which yields MSWSFLTRLLEEINNHSTFVGKIWLTVLIVFRIVLTAVGGESIYYDEQSKFVCNTQQPGCENVCYDAFAPLSHVRFWIFQIIMVATPSVLYLGFAMHRIARMPESSRRRAPPARRVRMPVVRRGAGRDYEEAEDDNEEDPMIFEEIEVEKEKSPEGGEKHDGRRRIKQDGLMRAYVLHLLCRSVLEMVFLFGQYLLYRFEVSPSYVCSRSPCPHTVDCFVSRPTEKTIFLLIMYAVSGLCLFLNLCELLHLGVGRIRDALSQSDGPPLPTGDSPAPQYPKKAPSAPPTYHSLKKELPQAPLSNGKLDYRESLAQGRFALAGTPPVHELDRLREHLRLAQEHLEVAFHLQPPLRPPSPARSSSPEANGIAAEQNRLNLAHEKGTAACDRTTGL from the exons ATGAGCTGGAGTTTCCTGACACGGCTCCTGGAGGAGATCAACAACCACTCGACCTTCGTGGGCAAGATCTGGCTCACTGTCCTCATTGTCTTCCGCATCGTGCTGACGGCCGTGGGGGGCGAGTCCATCTACTACGACGAGCAGAGCAAGTTTGTGTGCAACACGCAGCAGCCGGGCTGTGAGAACGTCTGCTACGACGCCTTCGCGCCCCTGTCCCACGTCCGCTTCTGGATCTTCCAGATCATCATGGTGGCAACGCCATCGGTGCTCTACCTGGGCTTTGCCATGCACCGCATCGCTCGCATGCCGGAGTCCTCGCGGCGCCGGGCACCACCAGCCCGGCGGGTGCGCATGCCAGTGGTGCGCCGGGGAGCCGGGCGAGACTACGAGGAGGCAGAAGATGATAACGAAGAAGACCCCATGATCTTTGAGGAGATCGAggtggagaaggagaagagccCAGAGGGTGGAGAGAAGCATGATGGCCGGCGCCGCATCAAGCAGGACGGGCTGATGCGTGCCTACGTCCTGCACTTGCTGTGCCGCTCAGTGCTGGAGATGGTTTTCCTCTTCGGGCAGTACCTGCTGTACCGCTTTGAGGTGAGCCCCTCCTATGTCTGCAGCCGCAGCCCCTGCCCGCACACTGTCGACTGCTTTGTCTCCCGCCCCACTGAGAAGACCATCTTCCTCCTCATCATGTATGCCGTCAGCgggctctgcctcttcctcaACCTCTGCGAGCTCTTGCACCTTGGTGTGGGGCGCATCCGTGATGCCCTGAGCCAGTCTGATGGCCCGCCACTCCCAACTGGCGACAGCCCTGCACCACAATACCCTAAGAAagcccccagcgcccccccCACTTATCACTCGCTGAAGAAGGAGCTGCCACAAGCCCCACTGAGCAACGGCAAGCTGGACTACCGGGAGAGCCTGGCCCAGGGGCGCTTCGCCCTGGCTGGAACTCCCCCGGTGCACGAGCTGGACCGGCTGCGTGAGCACCTGCGCCTGGCCCAGGAGCACCTGGAGGTGGCcttccacctgcagcccccgcTGCGGCCCCCCAGTCCTGCCCGCAGCAGCAGCCCCGAGGCCAATGGCATCGCCGCCGAGCAGAACCGCCTCAACCTCGCCCATGAGAAGGGGACCGCCGCCTGCGACAGGACCACGG GGCTGTGA
- the INHA gene encoding inhibin alpha chain: MPPCPGGSTVGRRAGQAGRSPRQSPPSHHPAVCPTVMLLLLHLLPAMLPTAALASCTGAGADRQLILAKVRARVLEHLSPPLLQEEPQMEARRVHRRDVLENTEAEPEELEDTSQVILFPTTDVPCEPTQPDKLLEEEGIFTYLFQPSAHTLSRVVTSAQLWFYTGPSAAPNHSTPDVLALSPQGQVPVTAMAEQTPEHWTVFHLAPVLLPQLSQPLFVLLVRCPGCPCLAEGDKMPFLVATTRAKGSERARRSAVPWSPAALSLLQRPSEELAAHTNCRRASLNISFEELGWDKWIVHPSSFVFHYCHGSCAAGHGLSHRLGVQLCCAALPGTMRSLRVRTTSDGGYSFKYETVPNILAQDCTCV, encoded by the exons ATGCCACCCTGCCCCGGGGGGAGCACAGTGGGCAGACgggctgggcaggcaggcagaagCCCGCGGCAGAGCCCCCCGAGCCACCACCCTGCTGTGTGCCCCACGGTcatgctgctcctcctgcacctGCTGCCTGCCATGCTGCCCACCGCCGCCCTGGCCAGCTGCACCGGGGCGGGTGCCGACCGGCAGCTCATCCTGGCCAAGGTGCGGGCTCGGGTGCTGGAACATCTGAGTCCCCCCCTTCTCCAGGAGGAGCCAcagatggaagcaaggagggtACACCGGAGAGATGTCCTTGAAAACACCGAAGCGgagccagaggagctggaggacaCCTCCCAGGTGATCTTATTCCCTACCACAG ATGTTCCCTGTGAGCCCACACAGCCAGACAAGCTGCTGGAAGAAGAAGGGATTTTCACCTACCTCTTCCAGCCCTCGGCACACACTTTGAGCCGTGTGGTGACTTCTGCCCAGCTCTGGTTTTACACCGGCCCCTCGGCTGCCCCCAACCACTCAACCCCTGATGTGCTGGCCCTGTCGCCACAGGGCCAGGTGCCGGTGACGGCCATGGCGGAGCAGACACCCGAGCACTGGACAGTGTTTCACTTGGCCCcggtgctgctgccccagctctcACAGCCACTCTTCGTGCTCCTGGTGcgctgccctggctgcccttGCCTGGCCGAGGGGGACAAGATGCCCTTCCTAGTGGCCACCACCCGGGCCAAGGGCAGTGAGAGGGCTCGTCGCTCTGCCGTGCCCTGGTCCCCGGCCGCCCTGAGCCTGCTGCAGCGCCCATCGGAGGAGCTGGCTGCCCACACCAACTGCCGCCGGGCTTCCCTCAACATCTCCTTcgaggagctgggctgggacaaGTGGATCGTGCATCCcagcagctttgttttccaCTACTGCCACGGGAGCTGCGCTGCAGGCCACGGGCTGAGCCACCGGCTGGGTGTGCAactctgctgtgctgccctgcccggcACCATGCGCTCCCTGCGCGTCCGCACCACCTCTGATGGCGGCTATTCCTTCAAGTACGAGACGGTGCCCAACATCCTGGCCCAGGACTGCACCTGTGTCTAG